Proteins from one Thioflavicoccus mobilis 8321 genomic window:
- a CDS encoding efflux RND transporter periplasmic adaptor subunit, which translates to MKRAQTKSIIVLLLVIIAGYLYWNFSKPQPLEVAVHAVERGAVELTAANTRAGTVTACLRSYPTPSIGGQIARIPVDEGERVEKGELLLELWNDLHKADVALAESRTEEAQNTALATCLQAEVAQREANRLVSLGKRGAASADQTDKAVTEAKAKAAQCAAAKGSVLVSKAQTEVAKAKLAQTRLVAPFDGIVAKINGEVFEYVTPSPPGIATLPIIDLIGADCFYVAAPIDEVDAPGIVPGMPARITVDALGSTAFEGRVRRIAPFVQDYEKQARTVDVEVGFVRKEDTELMLAGYSADIEVILQENDGTLRIPTEAVIDDDKVFVFDPDDDRLHEKTISKGLSNWHHTEVLDGLSAGELVVTSVDEEGLTDGAIARIENSAQ; encoded by the coding sequence GTGAAGCGCGCTCAAACAAAAAGTATTATCGTTCTTTTGCTTGTCATTATCGCGGGCTATTTGTACTGGAATTTTTCGAAGCCCCAACCGCTTGAGGTCGCCGTCCACGCCGTCGAGCGCGGCGCCGTCGAGTTGACCGCCGCCAACACGCGCGCCGGTACCGTAACCGCCTGCTTGCGTTCCTACCCCACGCCCAGCATCGGCGGACAGATTGCCCGCATCCCCGTTGACGAAGGCGAGCGCGTTGAGAAGGGCGAACTTCTACTCGAGCTGTGGAATGACTTACATAAGGCAGATGTCGCGCTGGCCGAGAGCCGAACGGAAGAGGCCCAGAACACGGCCCTAGCCACCTGCCTGCAAGCCGAGGTCGCCCAGCGCGAGGCCAACAGGCTCGTCTCGCTGGGAAAGCGCGGCGCCGCTTCCGCCGACCAAACCGATAAGGCCGTTACCGAAGCAAAGGCGAAGGCCGCCCAGTGTGCAGCCGCCAAAGGCAGCGTGCTTGTCAGTAAGGCCCAGACCGAAGTCGCGAAGGCGAAACTCGCACAGACGCGCCTCGTCGCCCCATTCGACGGTATTGTTGCCAAGATCAATGGCGAAGTATTTGAATACGTGACGCCTTCCCCGCCGGGAATTGCAACCCTACCGATTATCGACCTAATCGGGGCCGACTGCTTTTACGTAGCCGCTCCGATCGATGAGGTCGATGCCCCTGGGATCGTACCCGGAATGCCCGCACGAATTACTGTCGACGCCCTCGGTTCAACTGCATTTGAAGGACGCGTGCGTCGTATTGCGCCATTCGTCCAGGATTATGAGAAGCAGGCACGCACCGTCGACGTCGAGGTCGGATTCGTTCGCAAGGAGGACACCGAACTGATGCTCGCTGGCTACAGCGCCGACATCGAGGTGATTTTGCAAGAGAACGACGGAACCTTACGCATTCCTACCGAGGCTGTCATAGACGATGACAAGGTCTTTGTCTTCGATCCTGATGACGACCGACTCCACGAAAAAACCATCTCCAAAGGTCTATCCAATTGGCATCACACCGAGGTGTTGGATGGGTTGAGCGCCGGTGAATTGGTGGTCACCTCGGTCGACGAGGAAGGATTGACCGATGGTGCTATTGCACGAATAGAAAACTCCGCACAATGA
- a CDS encoding ABC transporter permease: MKAKDFLRLSLSAIASQSLRSFLTALGIAVGIAAVVLLTAIGEGVHRFILSEFIGFGTNLISVTPGKTTTTGSIGGIVTNVRPLTIDDALALERVRGVKAVLPLVQGNAPVKVANLSRRTTVQGVGHQMPELWQIDVANGRFLPADNPNHARQFVVLGSRMAKELFAKRSPLGELIHIGGERYRVIGIMKPKGQMLGVDLDDTAFIPTARAMAMFNQEGLMEIILLFQKAMDPQIVVERIRDTLTRIHGSEDFTITTQDEMLNKLGSILNIITLAIGGLGGISLIVGGVGILTIMTISVGERTAEIGLLRAVGARRRHILLMFLLEAIGLSTLGGAAGLIIGAGGAWLLGLLLPTLPVHVSAFYALLAVAVAFMIGLVAGVTPARNAAQLDPVEALRTE; the protein is encoded by the coding sequence ATGAAGGCCAAAGACTTCTTACGACTCTCGCTCAGCGCGATCGCGAGCCAATCACTGCGCAGCTTCCTCACAGCCCTGGGAATCGCCGTCGGAATCGCGGCGGTCGTGCTGCTAACCGCGATCGGCGAAGGCGTCCATCGCTTCATCCTCTCCGAATTCATCGGCTTCGGTACCAACCTCATTAGCGTCACCCCGGGCAAAACCACGACGACCGGCAGCATCGGCGGCATCGTCACCAACGTCCGCCCGCTGACGATTGACGATGCACTGGCCCTCGAGCGAGTACGCGGCGTCAAGGCGGTTTTGCCACTTGTCCAGGGTAATGCGCCAGTGAAAGTCGCCAACCTGTCGCGACGCACGACAGTCCAAGGCGTCGGCCACCAGATGCCAGAGCTGTGGCAGATCGACGTCGCCAACGGCCGCTTCCTGCCCGCCGACAATCCGAACCACGCACGGCAGTTCGTGGTCCTCGGCAGTCGCATGGCCAAGGAACTCTTTGCCAAGCGCAGCCCATTAGGAGAATTGATCCACATCGGTGGCGAACGCTACCGAGTGATAGGGATAATGAAGCCGAAGGGACAGATGCTCGGCGTCGATCTCGACGACACCGCCTTCATCCCGACAGCCCGCGCGATGGCCATGTTCAATCAGGAAGGCCTGATGGAGATCATCCTCCTCTTCCAGAAGGCTATGGATCCGCAGATCGTCGTAGAACGGATACGCGACACCCTAACGCGGATACACGGCAGTGAAGACTTCACCATCACGACCCAGGACGAGATGCTAAACAAGCTCGGCTCGATCCTGAACATCATCACGCTGGCGATCGGCGGACTGGGGGGTATCTCGCTCATCGTTGGCGGCGTCGGCATCCTGACCATCATGACTATCTCAGTCGGCGAGCGCACCGCCGAGATCGGTTTGCTCCGAGCCGTCGGTGCGCGACGCCGACACATACTACTGATGTTCCTACTCGAGGCGATTGGGCTATCGACCCTCGGTGGAGCAGCCGGCCTAATCATCGGTGCCGGCGGTGCCTGGCTACTCGGCCTGCTGCTGCCGACCCTCCCAGTCCACGTCTCGGCTTTCTACGCCCTCCTGGCCGTCGCAGTCGCCTTCATGATCGGCCTCGTCGCCGGTGTTACGCCGGCGCGCAACGCGGCCCAGTTGGACCCAGTGGAAGCGCTGCGGACCGAGTAA
- a CDS encoding ABC transporter permease, with product MQLEDLISFTGRSFQGFRFRTLLLLLAMSIGVASVVLLTSLGEASRRYIASEFAELGTHLLVVLPGRSETTGKTPPALGTTPRDLTLDDAIALYRSPAVRHVAPLLLGGAPASHGARERDINVLGSTNELALIRKLEVIQGSFLPPGDPAHGTSVCVLGQRVKRELFGTQSPLGEWIRLNDRRFRVIGVLADKGTSIGIDFNEVVIIPVASAQILFNKSSLLRILVEAKTRDQVPRAEDDLIDIIRKRHDGEEDVTVIVQDAVLTTFDQIFQALTLTVGGIAAVSLAVAGVLIMNVMLVSVYQRTSEIGLMKAIGARNDQILAIFLAESALLSLAGATLGVLASLAVAWATTQLLPDFPLHLPLWSFAGAIAMAIATGLLFGIAPARRAAGLDPVSALTRRG from the coding sequence GTGCAGCTCGAAGACCTCATCTCATTTACCGGCCGATCGTTTCAGGGGTTTCGCTTTCGGACACTTTTGCTGTTGCTCGCAATGTCCATCGGTGTCGCCTCGGTCGTTCTACTCACGTCACTCGGCGAGGCGTCACGCCGCTATATCGCCAGCGAATTTGCGGAACTCGGCACCCACTTGCTCGTTGTGCTGCCGGGACGTTCCGAGACCACGGGAAAGACGCCGCCAGCACTCGGCACGACGCCGCGCGACCTAACGCTTGACGACGCGATCGCCCTTTATCGCAGTCCCGCAGTGCGACACGTTGCACCTTTGCTGCTCGGCGGCGCCCCAGCCTCCCACGGCGCCCGCGAGCGCGACATAAACGTACTCGGCTCGACAAACGAATTGGCCTTGATCCGCAAGCTAGAGGTCATCCAGGGCAGTTTCCTACCACCTGGCGACCCCGCGCACGGCACCTCGGTCTGCGTCCTCGGCCAGCGTGTCAAACGTGAGTTGTTCGGTACCCAGTCGCCTTTGGGCGAATGGATTCGGCTGAATGATCGCCGTTTCCGGGTGATCGGCGTGCTCGCCGATAAGGGAACCTCGATCGGCATCGACTTTAATGAGGTCGTCATCATCCCGGTCGCATCCGCCCAAATTCTGTTCAACAAGTCGTCGCTGCTGCGCATCCTGGTGGAGGCAAAAACGCGCGACCAGGTGCCGCGGGCGGAGGACGACCTGATCGACATCATCCGCAAGCGTCACGACGGCGAAGAGGATGTGACCGTCATCGTCCAGGACGCGGTGCTGACGACCTTCGACCAGATATTTCAGGCGCTGACTCTCACCGTCGGTGGCATTGCCGCAGTCAGCCTAGCCGTGGCCGGCGTTCTGATCATGAATGTAATGCTGGTATCGGTTTATCAACGGACATCGGAAATCGGGCTTATGAAGGCAATCGGTGCACGCAACGACCAGATCCTCGCGATCTTCCTCGCCGAGTCCGCCCTGCTCTCGCTCGCCGGTGCCACCCTGGGCGTGCTCGCCTCACTCGCCGTCGCATGGGCGACGACTCAGCTTCTGCCCGACTTCCCGCTTCATCTGCCCCTTTGGTCTTTTGCAGGCGCCATAGCGATGGCGATCGCCACCGGCCTGCTCTTCGGCATCGCACCAGCGCGCCGCGCCGCCGGCCTGGACCCCGTATCGGCGCTCACACGGCGTGGTTAG
- a CDS encoding ABC transporter ATP-binding protein encodes MIELEGIQRIFKVGDEEVAALSKLDLRFETGAYAAIMGPSGSGKSTLLNILGLLDRPDAGVYRLDGIPTTDLSDNEQAEIRGHKIGFVFQSFHLIPRLTAAENVQLPLMLAGVAPDERKRIVSETLESMGLTDRAHHRPDQLSGGQRQRVAIARAVIMQPSIILADEPTGNLDHASGASVIEILESLNRQGITLLIVTHDPEVGKRAQRQVHLLDGKVVFDGAPAEHHQLPV; translated from the coding sequence ATGATCGAGCTCGAGGGCATCCAGCGCATATTCAAGGTTGGCGACGAGGAGGTCGCCGCGCTTAGCAAGCTTGACCTCAGGTTCGAGACCGGTGCCTATGCCGCCATCATGGGCCCGTCCGGCTCAGGGAAATCCACTTTGCTCAATATCTTGGGCCTTCTCGACCGCCCTGATGCCGGCGTCTACCGACTTGATGGCATACCCACAACGGACCTTTCCGACAACGAACAGGCCGAGATTCGGGGCCACAAGATCGGCTTCGTCTTCCAGTCCTTTCATCTGATCCCGCGATTGACCGCAGCAGAGAACGTCCAGTTGCCGCTGATGCTGGCCGGCGTTGCACCAGACGAACGAAAACGTATCGTGTCCGAAACTCTCGAATCGATGGGCTTGACGGACCGCGCCCACCATCGACCCGATCAGCTCTCAGGAGGCCAGCGACAGCGCGTCGCAATTGCCCGCGCAGTGATCATGCAGCCGTCGATCATTCTAGCCGACGAACCCACCGGCAATCTTGATCATGCTAGCGGCGCCTCGGTCATCGAGATACTAGAGTCGCTCAATCGCCAGGGAATCACGCTGCTGATCGTCACCCACGACCCCGAGGTCGGGAAACGGGCGCAGCGCCAGGTCCATCTCCTCGACGGCAAGGTCGTCTTCGACGGCGCCCCGGCGGAACATCACCAACTGCCCGTCTAG